The nucleotide sequence GGCGAACTTCTCACCGCTCTTCTTCATCTGCTCGGACTCGCCACCAATCAGGGTCACCAGACCCTTCAGTTGCGCGTCTTGGTGTGATTCCACGGCCTTGTCCAACTTCTGAACAAACTCGGGCAATTTGCCTTCGGTGGTGCGGGTGAAAACCATCACCATCGGTCGCGATCCATAGCGGCAGCGATAGCAAAGCTTTTCGCCGACTTCGACGCCGTCTTCCTCGGCACCGGCAACTTTGGTCACGTGAAAGGCGCCGATTTGCGAACCTTCTTCCAGGCATTGGCCTGACTGGCAATCCTCTGCAAAAGCGGTCGTGCCCAACATCGCAACGCTCAACGCGGCACCCAGAAACAACTTGGTCATGCTCAGATTCTCCAAATTCTTTGGAAAGGACTATAACGGGGGATTTGGGATCGACGGTGACCCGACGATCGGGACTGTGCCGTTCCCAGCGGCCTGACGCTTTCAATGTCCACGCAGTGCGTCAACCCGCCACGCTAAGGGCACATTAGGGGAAAGTCTAGGGATTTCGCGAAACGTACGCATAGTACGCACCGAAAACTTCACCATCGGCGGTTTCAAACAGAGCCGACATTTGGGTTTGGCCGGCCGGTAATTGCATCGTCAAAACGACTTCTTTGTCGCCCGGCTTCACCGAGGTTTCCGCCGTCGATTCGCCAATTTTTACGCTAGCATTCACCGGTGAAATCGCCTTGCCGGGCCGGGTACGGTACGCGGCCACACCGGGCACGTCGGCTCCGGGCGGCAGTGATGAATCGATCGCCCGATCCGCTTCCTCGGGCCAACGCCGCAGCCGAATCGTGTACTCGCCCGCGCTCGCCACGTCGACGTTCCAGAACCCGGTATTGGCGTCGCCGTTGACGGCCGATCGCACGTGAGCTTGGTTCCACGGCGTGCTGCCGGTCGTGATCCAGTCGTGACAGGTCAATCGAACGACCGGGGCCTGTTCGGCACCCAACGCGATGTAGGTCGATTGCGCAAACGTCGGTTCCAGTTCGGCCCACCAACGTTCATAGAAATCGGTCAGGCGCGAAACGACATCGGGATACCGCGTCGCGACATCGGTGGTCTGTCCTGGATCAGACGAGATGTCATACAGTTCTTTGCCATTGATCAGCCGCCACTGTGTGGTCATGACACTGGATTTGCGCCACTTGATCGGGTCTTTGACCCGCTGCGAATCGGTGACCAAGATTCGGTCCGGCCAGTCTTTTACCGAACTCGGATCGCTCAACAGACCCGTCAAACTGGTTCCGTCGAATTTCACACCCGAGGGTGACGTCAAATCACACAGATCGATCAGCGTGGGCAATACGTCGACATGGGCCGTGATCGGCTGGACATCTTTTCCACCGGTCAAACCACCACCAGGCCAGCGAATGAAAAATGGAACACGGTGGCCGCCGTCATACTCGCTGCCTTTGCCCGCTTTCATCCCGGCGTTGAACAATTTCCATCCCGATGATGATCCGTTGTCGGTCGTGAAAATGAAAATCGTGTTTTCGGTCAGCCCCAGGTCATCCAAGTAATCCCGCAGCTGACCAACGTTGTGGTCGATGTTGGCGATCATCCCAAAGAAGTTCGCCAGCGATACGCTTTGATCCGCATACGGAGCACTGAAATCCTCCGGTGCATGCATTGGTCCGTGGGGGGCGTTCGGTGCGATGTAGGCAAAGAACGGCTGGCCGTCATCGTGACACTGTTTGATGAATTGCTTGGCATGGCCGAAGAAAACATCGGTGCAAAAACCATCCACCGGTTTGGGGGCACCGTTGTGAAAATAGCTGCCGTCAAAGTAAGCGTTGTCCCAGTAATCAGGGGTCTGGCCGACGCCGCCACCGCCGTGACACAGAACTTCGTCAAAACCGCGATCTTGAGGTCGATAGGGATAGTTGTCGCCCAGGTGCCACTTGCCAAACATTCCGGTCTTGTATCCGGAATCGGAAAAGACGTCGGCCATCGTGACTTCATTGTCACGCAGCATCGACCGCCCCATGATCGTGTGCCAAACACCCGTGCGATTGGTCCAGTGTCCAGTCAAGAAAGCGGACCGCGTCGGCGAACATGTCGGCGAAACGTGGTAATCCGCCAAGCGAATCGATTCGGAATACAGGCGATCCAGCTCCGGCGTCTTCAGCACCGGATTGCCGTGGCATGACAGGTCACCGTAACCCTGGTCATCGGTGATGATCAGGACGACGTTGGGACGGTCCGCGGCCTGGCACGCCAGCGTGCTCGCGGCCATCGCCAAGGCTAAAAACAGAGATCGCATGGGAATTTAAGACAGAAGAAAGGGGCAATTCCGTGGGCGTTTCCGAGGGGCAGGAACGCCGACGACCACCAGGTAGGCGATCGATTGGAGGTGGGAAAGCCGCAATTCTAATCCCTGGCCACGTCGGTCGCATGCCACCGGTCGATAACCGCCACCAGTCCATGGCCGCTGCCACGCCGATTCTTGATTCTGTGCAGGTTTTGCGCAGAGACCGATCCTAAACCGATCCCGATTCATCGCCGGTCAATTCGGGAAACACCGAATCGTCCAAGTCTTGGCGTTTGACGATCGATTTGATCCGCAGCAAGAAATCGCTCTTGTAATTGGCGACCTGCTGTTCGGTCGTGCCCGTCGTCTCGGCAACCTGCTTGTTGGGCATGCCGATGACGAACAGCAGCTCCAGCACCTTCAGCTTGACGAAATTTCCCGATTCCTTCCAACGAGCGATCTGTTCTTCGATCGCTTGCCGGACGGCCTGTTCCTCGATTCGTTTGCGTTCGACGCTGCGGACAATCGAACTGGCCACGCGTGCCGAACCGACCGGTTCGATCGCGCGGCTGGCGTCGTCACTGCCGCGGGCATGCAGTTGCAATGCCGGGCGGCGGCCTTCGCGGCGCAAGTGGTCGGTCAGCTTGTAGGCGCAAATGGAAAACAAATAGCTTTCCAGCGGCCGCGCACCGTCATAATTCGGCAGGCTGACCAGAAAGCCGACAAAGGCCTCCTGGACGATGTCTTCGCTGGTCGCCCGGTTTCGAATGCGGCTGTCGGTGTAGGCCAACAGCCGACCCTCGTAGCGTTCGATCAGCTTGGCCCAGGCGTCCGAATCGCCTTGGCGGATTTGCTGGATCAGAAAGCGATCGACGTCATGGCCACTGGTGTCGTTCATGCCCACACGCTAACCGGTGTGCGGTGTTTTTGCCACTGCGGGTGGTTGAGGTGACGCTGGAAATTCCCGCCCAAATTGGACGAATTTACGTGGGTTGGAA is from Crateriforma conspicua and encodes:
- a CDS encoding RNA polymerase sigma factor; translation: MNDTSGHDVDRFLIQQIRQGDSDAWAKLIERYEGRLLAYTDSRIRNRATSEDIVQEAFVGFLVSLPNYDGARPLESYLFSICAYKLTDHLRREGRRPALQLHARGSDDASRAIEPVGSARVASSIVRSVERKRIEEQAVRQAIEEQIARWKESGNFVKLKVLELLFVIGMPNKQVAETTGTTEQQVANYKSDFLLRIKSIVKRQDLDDSVFPELTGDESGSV
- a CDS encoding arylsulfatase codes for the protein MRSLFLALAMAASTLACQAADRPNVVLIITDDQGYGDLSCHGNPVLKTPELDRLYSESIRLADYHVSPTCSPTRSAFLTGHWTNRTGVWHTIMGRSMLRDNEVTMADVFSDSGYKTGMFGKWHLGDNYPYRPQDRGFDEVLCHGGGGVGQTPDYWDNAYFDGSYFHNGAPKPVDGFCTDVFFGHAKQFIKQCHDDGQPFFAYIAPNAPHGPMHAPEDFSAPYADQSVSLANFFGMIANIDHNVGQLRDYLDDLGLTENTIFIFTTDNGSSSGWKLFNAGMKAGKGSEYDGGHRVPFFIRWPGGGLTGGKDVQPITAHVDVLPTLIDLCDLTSPSGVKFDGTSLTGLLSDPSSVKDWPDRILVTDSQRVKDPIKWRKSSVMTTQWRLINGKELYDISSDPGQTTDVATRYPDVVSRLTDFYERWWAELEPTFAQSTYIALGAEQAPVVRLTCHDWITTGSTPWNQAHVRSAVNGDANTGFWNVDVASAGEYTIRLRRWPEEADRAIDSSLPPGADVPGVAAYRTRPGKAISPVNASVKIGESTAETSVKPGDKEVVLTMQLPAGQTQMSALFETADGEVFGAYYAYVSRNP